From Candidatus Coatesbacteria bacterium:
GCGGCGGGCTCGAGGTAGTCGACGGCCAGGCAGAGCACCGGCGGACCCGACGCCAGGGTGTAATCGACGGCGGCCTCATCCTCGTCCAGCCGCGCCAGCACGGCGACCAGGGCCAGCACCGCCAGGCCGGCGCCGAAGAAGAGGATCTCGCGCAACCGGCGCTTCATCAGCCAACGCCCGCCGAGGTAGAAACCGGCGACCAGGGAGCACAACCGGTAGGCCAGCAGGCCCAGCCCGACGGCGGCCGCCAAAAACAGCAGGCTGACCAGCGTCGGCGCTGCCTCGACGACGAAGACCCGCCCCGCCAGCCACCAGCCGGCCGCCGAACCGCCGAAGACCAGAACGTTCAGGGCGGCCCAGCCGATACGCAGGATCGACGCCCGGCGCTCCGACAACGGCCGTGAGCCGGCGAACTGCAGCGCCAGGGTCAGCAGGGCGAAAGCTGCGGCGCTGACGACGAGGCCCGGGAGAAAGCAGTACAGCGCCAGCAACAACCCCTCGCCGAAATCGACCAGATAGGCGGCGTTGGCCTGCACCAGGGCCAGGGCGCCCCAGGCCGACCACAACCCGCCCAGCAACACCCAGCAGCGCAGCGCAGCGCCCCAGAGTCCGGCGCCTCCCGGCGCCCCGCCCCCCCCGACGACGAAGCGTTCGACGGGATTGCGCAGGTAGCCCAGCTCGCGCAGACGCGCACGGATCTGTTCCAGATCGTCTTTCATCGCCTGATATCGCACCCGCGGTTGACGTCACCCAAGCCCGGCGATGTTAAACCTGGACACCGAAGCTGTCAACCGGGGCGACGCCGCGCCGTCCCGCCCGTCGACCGCCCCGCCGCGGCCCGCCAAGCCAGCCCCGCCAAGGTTGTTGCGCACGGCAACGCTTTTTATTATCCTCTATGGCACATGCACACGGAGGACTGACACTGTGGGCGACATCTTCAAGAAACGGGTTCATCCCGGTCGGGGAAGACTGATCGTTCAAATCGTCTTCCTGCTGGCGGCCCTCGGGCTGCTCACCTGGTTCGCCCTCTGGGTGGCCTCCCTCGAAGACCGCGCCGAGGAGGGTCCGGCCCACCCCGCACCCGTCGAACTCTACACCCCACACCTGGGCTATATCGAGCTGGCCCACACCGTCCGTATCGGAGCGGCCGGGATTCACACCGCGGCCCTGTCCCTGCTGCTGCTGGTCCTGCTGAGCAGTATCCTGCTCAAGAAAACCTTCTGTAGTCACGTCTGCCCCATCGGCACCCTGTCCGAGGGGCTGTGGTGGCTGGGCCGCAAGATAACCAAGGGCCGCGACCTGCGTCTGCCCGCCTTCCTCGACCTGCCCCTGCGCCTGGCCAAGTACGCCCTGCTGGTCTTCTTCCTGGTCAAGGTCGCCGGACTGACCGCCGAGACCCTGCACCTGCTGACCCACTCCCCCGCCGTCAAACTCAGCGACCTGCGCA
This genomic window contains:
- a CDS encoding 4Fe-4S binding protein, translated to MLNLDTEAVNRGDAAPSRPSTAPPRPAKPAPPRLLRTATLFIILYGTCTRRTDTVGDIFKKRVHPGRGRLIVQIVFLLAALGLLTWFALWVASLEDRAEEGPAHPAPVELYTPHLGYIELAHTVRIGAAGIHTAALSLLLLVLLSSILLKKTFCSHVCPIGTLSEGLWWLGRKITKGRDLRLPAFLDLPLRLAKYALLVFFLVKVAGLTAETLHLLTHSPAVKLSDLRIWYFLTDGPAWLYYLLGALVLISLFVPRFICRYLCPYGALLGAASMLSPVKIHRDSSRCALGCRDCDKVCPAWIKLDRVETVVSDECHLCLRCVDNCPVPGALQVKLVGKRQLPGWLVPVGVVAVFAIGGAVILAAGGFRAAPPREEYLARIGQIHYPLYDLRLGAPNVPAEPTPYDDRMLAALREFKPKPRKVLELIPVNDLQLGAAAASLGQDLGPPDQP